Part of the Pieris rapae chromosome 14, ilPieRapa1.1, whole genome shotgun sequence genome is shown below.
TACAAttctaaattacttttaaattaagaaatagaGGCAttgttataacttataaaaatttattaacattgtacttattttttaggTAATTTGCATACCATATGCAACAAAATTACCTGGAGATATCAAAGAGGCTGTAAGTGTTGTACTTATTTGTACTAGTAATAATCAAagctaaattataaaaacttaacttaacTAAATCTGCATAGCAACCTATGCAATTcaataacaacaataaatgttaatgttttttggattttttctCAGATTCGAAAAAGCCAAATTAGATACTAGACAGGTTTTCAACATTCAAgttgaaattattatcaacTTGCACTTTTGTTGCAAATGGTGCAGTGAAaggtttttttcttaatagttttgttttaggTTGAACCAGCAATAATGTATGACTTCATGATATcatcatataaaatgtttagaatGTTTATGGGATTGTTCAGAGATATTCTACCTGAAGATACATATGCAATCTGTGAAAATTTTTTTACTCCAGTAAgtgttaatacaataaaagttATGGAATGATAATTCAagtataatttcatttgtttctaaATATGTTTTCAGTATATCTCTAGCAGAAATGTAACAAATGATCTGAGCAATGTCATACAGGGCATTAACTATTTACCTTTagagaaaaatacattttttaaagttatttgttttattgatttacttGAAGTAACTTATCCGGACTTcaaatgtatttcatttttgtataataatcaGCTTATCTGGTAAGTTTTGCTCATGCTATGCtgatatttacaatttcaacaggtaatttatttcaagtctTTTGCAGGAATGGCTTATGCAAAGACGACATGCTTACACTATACCAATATCTAATACATAATTTGCTACCCAAACAAGTGGAAAAAGAAATTCAAGGAGGTGCTGTTACTGCAGCTGAAAGACATGGTCGTTTCATCAGTCCTCCTGAGGGCATACATAGTGAGgatgatttaaaaaagattattaaagtttacttAATACGAGAAGATGATATTGAAGCAAAGGCATATTATCttgttatttatagaacaCTCAGTGCTACTGTTAGCTTTACTGTAGATGGTATGTATATCTCAAGATTTTTCAATCAAATATCTTACAGCTCTATGccacattattatattgtacaaactgttttttacagaaaatacCAATCTGGATTTGTCAATATTCAGATCACTTGACACATTTATTGGTCCAAAACTTTCTACAATTGCCTCCTCAATAGGAGAACAATGTACTATACATGCTTTAGCAAATGCTCAAATTACCCCAACTGATcacaaatttttgtattttaataaactcaaCTTGGCTTTAAAAACATCTGTAAGTATGTAATTACCCAGTTAGGTTTAACCTATTAATTAAtcatctatataatatatatttttgttttagatgCCATCAAACAGTATAACTCCATCTACTGCAGTTAGCCCAgaggttttaaatataattgctgAAATACACAATGATCACAAAAGGTAACTTTCATTGCAACTTGTCTACGCAACACAATAATTAGTTTCACAAATCTAGATTGTTTTATGTCCTTCTTTGCAGCCTTGGAAAATATGGTGaaatcattataaaaactCCTGATGAATATTGGATAACAGGAAAATCTTCAAATGACAGAGAATTTTATGTAGTTATGCAAAAAAATGCCAACCTGAAGGAGATAGCaggtatttattcaatatttaacatCAATActctatt
Proteins encoded:
- the LOC110992331 gene encoding vacuolar fusion protein CCZ1 homolog isoform X3; this translates as MVLVICIPYATKLPGDIKEAVEPAIMYDFMISSYKMFRMFMGLFRDILPEDTYAICENFFTPYISSRNVTNDLSNVIQGINYLPLEKNTFFKVICFIDLLEVTYPDFKCISFLYNNQLIWNGLCKDDMLTLYQYLIHNLLPKQVEKEIQGGAVTAAERHGRFISPPEGIHSEDDLKKIIKVYLIREDDIEAKAYYLVIYRTLSATVSFTVDENTNLDLSIFRSLDTFIGPKLSTIASSIGEQCTIHALANAQITPTDHKFLYFNKLNLALKTSMPSNSITPSTAVSPEVLNIIAEIHNDHKSLGKYGEIIIKTPDEYWITGKSSNDREFYVVMQKNANLKEIADEVKRICEMQMKGIFFYPM
- the LOC110992331 gene encoding vacuolar fusion protein CCZ1 homolog isoform X2, which codes for MTTFSSAPCEALQTQSKRYIFYQPEINFWMVLVICIPYATKLPGDIKEAVEPAIMYDFMISSYKMFRMFMGLFRDILPEDTYAICENFFTPYISSRNVTNDLSNVIQGINYLPLEKNTFFKVICFIDLLEVTYPDFKCISFLYNNQLIWNGLCKDDMLTLYQYLIHNLLPKQVEKEIQGGAVTAAERHGRFISPPEGIHSEDDLKKIIKVYLIREDDIEAKAYYLVIYRTLSATVSFTVDENTNLDLSIFRSLDTFIGPKLSTIASSIGEQCTIHALANAQITPTDHKFLYFNKLNLALKTSMPSNSITPSTAVSPEVLNIIAEIHNDHKSLGKYGEIIIKTPDEYWITGKSSNDREFYVVMQKNANLKEIADEVKRICEMQMKGIFFYPM
- the LOC110992331 gene encoding vacuolar fusion protein CCZ1 homolog isoform X1; this translates as MIDLLNKIDSFFIFNSNFGPREGDELKRVLYFYPSQVNTDIQKTQVGLCEAVVKFMTTFSSAPCEALQTQSKRYIFYQPEINFWMVLVICIPYATKLPGDIKEAVEPAIMYDFMISSYKMFRMFMGLFRDILPEDTYAICENFFTPYISSRNVTNDLSNVIQGINYLPLEKNTFFKVICFIDLLEVTYPDFKCISFLYNNQLIWNGLCKDDMLTLYQYLIHNLLPKQVEKEIQGGAVTAAERHGRFISPPEGIHSEDDLKKIIKVYLIREDDIEAKAYYLVIYRTLSATVSFTVDENTNLDLSIFRSLDTFIGPKLSTIASSIGEQCTIHALANAQITPTDHKFLYFNKLNLALKTSMPSNSITPSTAVSPEVLNIIAEIHNDHKSLGKYGEIIIKTPDEYWITGKSSNDREFYVVMQKNANLKEIADEVKRICEMQMKGIFFYPM